One genomic region from Vannielia litorea encodes:
- a CDS encoding 3-deoxy-D-manno-octulosonic acid transferase gives MLLYRLLVSLAAPVLAALFALRLLRGRETAEDLRQRLATTDEPPLPGPRLWLHGASNGELAAARGLVDALLAAHPGLSLTVTANTTTGRDMVTAWALPRVTARLAPVDLRRPLRRFLATHAPRALVVIENELWPNRLTALKARGIPVIVVSARLSARSAGHWGRLPVVAQEVLASITSLSAQDEESAARFTALGLPDAARAAPLALKASSPPPTADPAQLAALAPAFERENTLLAASTHPGEEEQVLAAFTKARQSRPALRLILAPRHAQRGPEVAALVAKAGLPFATRSAGEAPGTAPVFLADTMSEMGLWYALSGLCFTGGSLVEKGGHTPWEPAHFGCALLHGPSSFNQAEAFAALDAAGGALEVSDAAALAHALAELTPEAQARMAEIARQTADARKADLAPLVARIASNAGI, from the coding sequence TTGCTGCTTTATCGCCTTCTCGTCTCGCTCGCCGCCCCGGTGCTCGCCGCGCTCTTTGCGCTGCGGCTGCTGCGCGGGCGTGAGACCGCGGAAGACCTGCGCCAGCGCCTCGCCACCACCGATGAGCCACCTCTGCCCGGCCCGCGCCTCTGGCTGCACGGCGCCTCAAATGGCGAACTCGCCGCCGCACGCGGCCTGGTGGACGCGCTGCTGGCAGCCCACCCGGGCCTCTCGCTCACAGTCACCGCCAACACCACCACAGGGCGCGATATGGTCACCGCATGGGCACTGCCCCGCGTGACCGCCCGCCTCGCCCCGGTAGATCTGCGCCGCCCCCTGCGGCGCTTCCTCGCCACCCACGCACCCCGCGCCCTTGTGGTGATCGAAAACGAACTCTGGCCCAACCGCCTCACCGCGCTGAAAGCCCGGGGCATCCCGGTTATCGTCGTCTCTGCTCGGCTCTCCGCCCGCTCCGCCGGGCACTGGGGCCGCCTCCCGGTCGTCGCCCAAGAGGTGCTTGCTTCCATCACCAGCCTCTCGGCGCAGGACGAGGAGAGCGCCGCACGTTTCACCGCCCTCGGCCTGCCCGATGCGGCCCGCGCCGCGCCCCTCGCCCTCAAGGCTTCCAGTCCGCCCCCCACTGCGGACCCAGCACAGCTCGCCGCCCTTGCGCCCGCCTTCGAACGTGAAAACACCCTGCTCGCGGCTTCGACCCACCCGGGCGAAGAAGAGCAAGTGCTCGCCGCCTTCACCAAGGCCCGCCAAAGCCGCCCCGCCCTCCGGCTCATCCTCGCCCCCCGCCACGCCCAGCGCGGGCCGGAAGTTGCCGCGCTGGTTGCCAAGGCCGGGCTGCCCTTTGCGACGCGCTCCGCAGGCGAGGCCCCCGGAACCGCGCCGGTCTTCCTCGCTGATACGATGAGTGAGATGGGTCTGTGGTATGCGCTCTCCGGCCTATGCTTCACCGGCGGCTCGCTGGTGGAGAAAGGCGGCCACACCCCTTGGGAGCCCGCCCACTTCGGCTGTGCCCTGCTGCACGGCCCCTCCTCCTTCAATCAGGCGGAGGCCTTCGCCGCGCTCGACGCTGCAGGTGGCGCGCTCGAGGTTTCCGATGCCGCCGCCCTCGCCCATGCGCTCGCAGAGCTCACCCCCGAGGCGCAGGCTCGCATGGCCGAGATCGCCCGCCAGACCGCCGACGCGCGCAAGGCCGATCTCGCGCCACTTGTCGCCCGCATCGCTTCGAATGCCGGCATTTAG
- a CDS encoding DUF1178 family protein, giving the protein MIKYALQCREGHRFESWFADADAYDALARAGHLSCAVCGGAEVEKSVMAPRLGKAATVPTKSAAGSTPSVPARPLSTASTPQEKALADLRAKVERESEYVGGEFARVARAIHDGDEPHRSVHGEARLKDAKALLEDGIPVMPLPFASPRKTN; this is encoded by the coding sequence ATGATAAAGTATGCGCTGCAATGCCGCGAAGGCCACCGGTTCGAGAGCTGGTTTGCCGACGCCGATGCCTATGATGCTCTCGCCCGCGCGGGCCATCTGAGTTGCGCAGTCTGCGGTGGCGCTGAGGTCGAGAAATCGGTGATGGCCCCGCGTCTCGGCAAGGCGGCCACCGTCCCCACCAAATCTGCAGCGGGTTCCACACCCTCCGTGCCAGCGCGTCCCCTCAGCACCGCTTCGACGCCGCAGGAAAAGGCTTTGGCAGACCTCCGCGCCAAGGTTGAGCGCGAGAGCGAATATGTCGGCGGCGAGTTTGCCCGCGTGGCCCGCGCCATTCACGATGGCGACGAGCCGCATCGCTCCGTCCACGGAGAGGCCCGGCTGAAGGATGCCAAGGCCCTGCTCGAAGATGGCATCCCAGTCATGCCCCTGCCCTTCGCCTCCCCGCGCAAGACCAACTGA
- a CDS encoding DMT family transporter, producing the protein MATVSPETTAPNRPVAGVLWMVVTGVLFVAVTASVKLTGGRVPAPQAAFLRYALGLIFILPMIPAIRADRLGIRELKIFAGRGAAHTVGVMLWFYGMSTITIAEVTALNYMSPVYVTLGAVIFLGEKMALRRILAVVAALIGAIIILRPGFRELQAGHWAMVGAALCLAASYIVAKQISDRVSAATLVAMLSVTVSIGLVPFAWAVWVPVSWHDLGILFLTAAFATGAHYTMGVAFKCAPVTVTQPVTFLQLIWAVALGYFMFDEGLDTWVILGGTVIIAAISFITWREAVVSRRKVTPVSGETKF; encoded by the coding sequence ATGGCAACGGTTTCTCCCGAAACAACTGCACCCAACCGCCCCGTTGCGGGCGTGCTCTGGATGGTCGTGACCGGCGTGCTCTTTGTCGCGGTTACGGCCTCGGTGAAGCTGACCGGCGGGCGGGTGCCGGCGCCTCAGGCGGCCTTTTTGCGCTACGCGCTGGGGCTCATCTTTATCCTACCGATGATCCCGGCGATCCGGGCCGACCGGCTCGGCATACGGGAGTTGAAGATCTTCGCTGGCCGCGGCGCGGCGCATACCGTGGGGGTCATGCTCTGGTTCTACGGGATGAGCACGATCACCATCGCGGAGGTGACGGCGCTCAACTACATGTCGCCGGTCTACGTGACGCTGGGCGCAGTGATCTTCTTGGGGGAGAAGATGGCGCTGCGGCGGATCCTCGCGGTGGTGGCGGCCCTTATCGGGGCGATCATAATCCTGCGCCCGGGCTTCAGGGAGCTGCAGGCAGGGCATTGGGCCATGGTTGGCGCGGCGCTGTGCCTTGCGGCGAGCTATATCGTGGCCAAGCAGATCTCGGACCGGGTGAGCGCGGCGACGCTGGTGGCGATGCTTTCGGTGACGGTATCGATCGGGCTCGTTCCCTTTGCATGGGCGGTCTGGGTACCGGTGAGCTGGCACGACCTCGGCATTCTCTTTCTGACGGCGGCCTTTGCCACAGGGGCGCATTACACCATGGGCGTCGCGTTCAAATGTGCACCGGTGACGGTGACCCAGCCGGTGACCTTCTTGCAGCTGATCTGGGCGGTGGCGCTCGGCTACTTCATGTTCGACGAGGGGCTCGACACTTGGGTGATCCTCGGCGGCACGGTGATCATCGCGGCGATCAGCTTCATCACGTGGCGCGAGGCGGTGGTGAGCCGCCGGAAGGTGACGCCGGTTTCGGGTGAAACGAAGTTCTGA
- a CDS encoding NUDIX hydrolase, giving the protein MTNRPVNKRISHPKPIHVPVRLAGRSKRALRTQFAALCYRVVQGDVEVLLITSRRRKRWIIPKGWPMDGRSGAQAAAQEAWEEAGAKGKAHPRCLGVYSYTKVSGPRKGLPCLVAVFPVEVSELHDSFPERKQRKRKWFSVHKAASKVEEPELRAILAGFRPPTPRHTSDTGN; this is encoded by the coding sequence GTGACCAACCGCCCCGTGAACAAGCGCATCAGCCATCCCAAGCCGATCCACGTGCCCGTCCGTCTTGCCGGACGTTCCAAGCGTGCGCTGCGCACCCAGTTCGCCGCACTCTGTTACCGGGTGGTCCAGGGCGACGTCGAGGTGCTGCTGATCACCTCCCGGCGGCGCAAACGCTGGATCATCCCAAAGGGCTGGCCGATGGATGGCCGTTCGGGCGCGCAGGCCGCAGCCCAAGAGGCGTGGGAGGAGGCCGGGGCCAAGGGCAAGGCCCATCCGCGCTGCCTCGGCGTTTACAGCTACACCAAGGTCTCCGGCCCGCGCAAAGGGCTGCCCTGCCTCGTGGCGGTCTTCCCGGTCGAGGTGAGCGAGCTGCATGACAGCTTCCCCGAGCGCAAGCAACGCAAGCGCAAGTGGTTCTCCGTCCACAAGGCCGCCAGCAAGGTCGAAGAGCCTGAATTGCGGGCCATTCTCGCCGGTTTCCGCCCGCCCACACCGCGTCACACCTCCGACACCGGTAATTGA
- a CDS encoding LysE/ArgO family amino acid transporter, with translation MWDAAIAGFSLSLGLILAIGAQNAFVLRQGLKRAYVFEVALTCALSDAVLISLGVAGFATLADVMPSLLPWFRWGGAAFLVAYGARSFWAAWRGGEALESAGNGGQTRLAALATCLALTWLNPHVYLDTLALLGSISTRYEPHELAFGAGAAIASFTFFFTLAYGARLLAPIFARPTAWRVLDVGIGVVMWVIAAGLIMGA, from the coding sequence ATGTGGGATGCGGCGATTGCGGGGTTCTCCCTGAGCCTTGGGCTGATTCTGGCAATCGGGGCGCAGAACGCCTTTGTGCTCAGGCAGGGGCTGAAGCGGGCCTATGTGTTCGAGGTTGCGCTGACCTGCGCGCTCTCGGACGCGGTCTTGATCAGCCTTGGGGTGGCGGGGTTCGCCACGTTGGCCGATGTAATGCCGTCGCTATTGCCGTGGTTCCGCTGGGGCGGCGCGGCGTTTTTGGTGGCTTACGGGGCGCGGAGCTTTTGGGCGGCGTGGCGTGGGGGCGAGGCGTTGGAGAGTGCGGGCAACGGCGGGCAGACGCGGCTTGCTGCATTGGCGACCTGCCTTGCGCTCACATGGCTCAACCCGCATGTCTACCTCGACACGCTGGCGCTGCTTGGCTCGATCTCGACCCGTTATGAGCCGCATGAGCTGGCCTTCGGGGCGGGGGCGGCCATCGCCTCTTTCACCTTCTTTTTCACGCTGGCCTATGGCGCCCGGCTGCTCGCCCCGATCTTTGCCCGGCCCACTGCGTGGCGGGTGCTGGATGTGGGCATCGGGGTAGTGATGTGGGTGATCGCGGCGGGGCTGATCATGGGAGCGTGA
- a CDS encoding SDR family oxidoreductase codes for MAGFHAVITGASRGIGRSLAERLATEGPVLGTCRSTPPDLTGVTWATVEMADPASITAFAAGLEGAPIEHLVCNAGIYPDKGQSLEGGYPPKMWAESFTVNVTAAFLAVQALLPNLRKAQAPRIALISSQMASDTRAPGGSYIYRASKAALLNLGRNLATDLKPEGIAVGIYHPGWVQTDMGGSAAEITVDEAAEGLAARIAELSPATTGQFLTWDGRPHAF; via the coding sequence ATGGCGGGCTTTCACGCGGTGATCACCGGCGCAAGCCGCGGCATTGGTCGCTCCCTCGCCGAACGACTGGCCACTGAAGGCCCGGTGCTCGGCACTTGCCGCAGCACGCCTCCCGACCTGACCGGCGTCACATGGGCGACCGTCGAAATGGCCGATCCGGCCTCCATCACTGCTTTCGCTGCCGGACTTGAGGGCGCGCCCATCGAGCACCTCGTCTGCAACGCCGGCATCTATCCCGACAAGGGGCAGAGCCTTGAGGGCGGCTACCCGCCCAAGATGTGGGCCGAGAGCTTTACCGTCAACGTCACCGCCGCCTTCCTCGCGGTGCAGGCACTGCTCCCCAACCTGCGCAAGGCGCAGGCCCCGCGCATCGCCCTCATCTCCTCGCAAATGGCATCCGACACCCGCGCACCCGGCGGCAGCTACATCTACCGCGCCTCCAAGGCCGCGCTGCTGAACCTCGGGCGCAACCTCGCGACCGACCTGAAGCCGGAGGGCATCGCCGTGGGCATCTATCACCCCGGCTGGGTCCAGACCGATATGGGCGGCAGCGCCGCCGAGATCACCGTAGATGAGGCCGCAGAGGGCCTTGCAGCGCGCATCGCCGAGCTTTCGCCTGCCACCACCGGGCAATTCCTCACGTGGGATGGCCGCCCCCACGCCTTCTAA
- a CDS encoding LysR family transcriptional regulator ArgP: MFTDPALLALHAVLRTGSFEGAAAQLNVTPPAISQRIRKLEEQMGTPLIRRTTPCEATDTGARLYRHAEEMGLLARALAADLGQPSAPATLRLAVNADSLATWFIEAMAGVEGISFDLVVDDEDHSADWLRRGEVLAAISAHPGPVQGCDVHALGALRYHATCAPGFAARHFPQGPTAEGLARAPCLSFSAKDRLQSHWMHAATGAHPSPPHHTLPATSAFIDAARAGLGWGLNPAPLAAPHLADGSLVDMKPGLTVDRPLYWLVSRLAAPALADLTASVRAAARAHLVQPAPEEF; encoded by the coding sequence ATGTTCACCGATCCTGCCCTCCTCGCCCTCCATGCCGTGCTCCGCACAGGCAGTTTCGAGGGTGCCGCCGCGCAGCTAAACGTCACGCCGCCCGCCATCTCCCAGCGCATCCGGAAGCTGGAAGAGCAGATGGGCACGCCACTGATCCGCCGAACAACGCCCTGCGAGGCCACCGATACCGGCGCCCGCCTCTATCGCCATGCCGAAGAGATGGGCCTTCTCGCCCGTGCTTTGGCCGCAGACCTCGGGCAGCCCTCTGCGCCTGCCACCCTGCGCCTCGCCGTCAACGCCGACAGCCTTGCCACATGGTTCATCGAAGCCATGGCCGGGGTGGAGGGGATCAGCTTCGATCTTGTTGTGGATGACGAGGATCACTCCGCCGACTGGCTCCGCCGAGGCGAAGTGCTGGCCGCCATTTCCGCCCACCCCGGGCCGGTGCAGGGGTGCGACGTGCATGCACTGGGCGCCCTGCGCTACCACGCCACCTGCGCCCCGGGTTTCGCCGCCCGCCACTTCCCGCAGGGACCAACGGCAGAGGGCCTCGCCCGCGCGCCCTGCCTGAGTTTCTCCGCCAAGGACCGGCTGCAAAGCCACTGGATGCATGCCGCGACCGGAGCGCACCCCTCTCCGCCCCATCACACCCTGCCCGCCACCTCGGCCTTCATAGATGCCGCCCGCGCGGGCCTCGGCTGGGGCCTCAACCCCGCCCCGCTGGCCGCACCGCACCTCGCCGATGGCTCACTGGTCGATATGAAACCCGGCCTTACCGTGGACCGCCCGCTCTATTGGCTGGTCTCCCGCCTCGCCGCGCCGGCGCTGGCGGACCTCACAGCCTCGGTCCGCGCCGCCGCCCGCGCCCATCTCGTGCAGCCCGCTCCGGAAGAATTTTAA
- a CDS encoding SLC13 family permease — MTGDQVTLFVLFGAVFGLLLWGRFRYDLVAFAALMAGVVLGVVPSDRAFEGFGHPATLVVALVLVVSAGLVNSGAVLLITRTLVSSARGLGGHIALMGGVGGVLSAFMNNVAALALLMPVDIQTARKAGRSPGLSLMPLSFATILGGMATLIGTPPNIIIASVRGDALGEPFRMFDFAPVGGLTALAGLAFVALGGWRLIPSTGDGAGAVSESEVKNYIAELTVPEGSKFVGQRVRDVEELAAKADVGVLGLVRGGKRLYGAQRLTKIEAEDALVLEAVPDALDEFRASHALVFSDEKRRELLAEAGAGLGLIEVVVPEDSRIAGRSAHGIGLSWRQRTILMGISRQGKRITSQVRKEIVKPGDILLLLAPNDRTAEVTAWIGALPLADRGLAVTQDSKTWLAIGLFAAAVAAASFGLLYLPVALGIVVVGYVLTKILSLSELYDHIEWPVVVLLGSMIPLGAALEESGGTELIAGGLVGLTEGWPAWAILTILMVVTMTLSDVLNNTATAIVAAPIGIQMANSLGVSADPFLMAVAVAASSAFLTPIGHKNNTLILGPGGYSFGDYWRMGLPLEILVVAVSIPLILVFWPL, encoded by the coding sequence GTGACGGGTGATCAGGTAACACTCTTCGTGCTTTTCGGGGCAGTCTTCGGGCTGCTGCTTTGGGGACGGTTTCGCTATGACCTCGTGGCCTTTGCGGCACTCATGGCCGGGGTCGTGCTGGGCGTTGTGCCCTCGGACCGGGCCTTCGAGGGCTTTGGCCACCCGGCGACGCTGGTGGTGGCGTTGGTGCTGGTTGTGTCGGCCGGTCTCGTGAACTCGGGCGCGGTGCTGCTGATCACCCGAACTCTGGTCTCCTCGGCTCGGGGGCTGGGCGGCCATATCGCGCTGATGGGCGGCGTGGGCGGTGTGCTCAGCGCCTTCATGAACAACGTCGCGGCGCTGGCGCTTCTGATGCCGGTGGACATTCAGACCGCGCGGAAGGCGGGGCGTTCGCCGGGGCTGAGCCTGATGCCGCTCAGTTTTGCCACCATTCTCGGCGGCATGGCCACGCTCATTGGCACGCCGCCCAACATCATCATCGCCTCGGTGCGGGGCGATGCGCTGGGCGAGCCGTTCAGGATGTTCGACTTCGCCCCCGTGGGCGGGCTGACGGCGCTGGCGGGGCTGGCCTTTGTAGCGCTCGGCGGCTGGCGGCTGATCCCTTCGACCGGGGACGGGGCGGGCGCGGTCTCGGAGAGCGAGGTGAAGAATTACATTGCCGAGCTGACGGTGCCGGAGGGCTCCAAGTTCGTGGGCCAGAGGGTGCGCGATGTCGAGGAGTTGGCGGCCAAGGCCGACGTGGGCGTGCTGGGGCTGGTGCGCGGGGGCAAGCGGCTCTACGGCGCGCAGCGGCTGACAAAGATCGAAGCTGAGGATGCGCTGGTGCTGGAGGCGGTGCCGGATGCGCTGGACGAGTTCCGGGCCTCGCACGCGCTGGTTTTTTCTGACGAGAAGCGCCGGGAGCTTCTGGCCGAGGCTGGCGCCGGGCTGGGGCTGATCGAGGTGGTGGTGCCGGAGGATTCGCGCATTGCCGGGCGCTCGGCGCATGGGATCGGGCTGAGCTGGCGGCAGCGGACGATCCTCATGGGGATCTCGCGGCAGGGCAAGCGGATCACCAGCCAGGTGCGCAAGGAGATCGTGAAGCCGGGCGACATCTTGCTGCTGCTTGCGCCCAACGACCGGACGGCGGAGGTGACCGCGTGGATCGGCGCCTTGCCGTTGGCCGACCGGGGCCTTGCGGTGACACAGGACAGCAAGACTTGGCTCGCAATCGGGCTGTTCGCCGCCGCGGTGGCGGCGGCGTCCTTCGGGCTGCTTTACCTGCCGGTGGCACTGGGGATCGTTGTGGTGGGCTACGTGCTGACCAAGATCCTCAGCCTGAGCGAGCTCTATGATCACATTGAGTGGCCGGTGGTCGTGCTGTTGGGGTCGATGATTCCGCTGGGTGCGGCGCTGGAGGAATCGGGCGGCACCGAGCTGATCGCGGGCGGGCTGGTGGGGCTGACGGAAGGATGGCCGGCCTGGGCGATTTTGACGATCCTGATGGTCGTCACGATGACGCTCTCGGACGTGCTGAACAACACGGCGACGGCGATTGTGGCCGCCCCGATCGGGATACAGATGGCGAACTCGCTGGGCGTTTCGGCGGACCCGTTCCTGATGGCGGTGGCGGTGGCGGCCTCCTCGGCCTTTCTCACCCCCATCGGACACAAGAACAACACGCTGATCCTCGGGCCGGGGGGCTATTCGTTCGGCGACTACTGGCGCATGGGGCTGCCGCTGGAGATCCTCGTGGTGGCGGTGTCGATCCCGCTCATTCTGGTGTTCTGGCCGTTGTGA
- the fsa gene encoding fructose-6-phosphate aldolase: protein MKFFVDTAEIDAIAELNDLGMVDGVTTNPSLILKSGRDILEVTKEICDMVDGPVSAEVVATEADAMLEEGKKLAGIAPNIAVKVPLTWAGLKTCKALSSQGTMVNVTLCFSANQALLAAKAGATFISPFIGRLDDLNLDGMDLIGDIRTIYDNYAFSTEILAASIRSVNHMKDAALIGADVATAPPGVIKQMANHVLTEKGLDQFVKDAAKAGIKIV, encoded by the coding sequence ATGAAATTCTTCGTAGATACCGCCGAGATCGACGCCATCGCCGAGCTGAACGACCTTGGCATGGTCGACGGAGTCACCACCAACCCCTCCCTGATCCTGAAGTCGGGCCGCGACATCCTCGAGGTCACCAAGGAGATCTGCGACATGGTCGACGGGCCGGTTTCCGCCGAGGTGGTGGCCACCGAAGCCGATGCAATGCTGGAAGAGGGCAAGAAGCTCGCGGGCATCGCCCCCAACATCGCGGTGAAGGTGCCGCTCACATGGGCCGGCCTCAAGACCTGCAAGGCGCTTTCCAGCCAAGGCACAATGGTGAACGTCACGCTCTGTTTCTCCGCCAACCAGGCCCTGCTCGCCGCCAAGGCCGGCGCCACCTTCATCTCCCCCTTCATCGGGCGGCTCGATGACCTCAACCTCGACGGCATGGACCTGATCGGCGACATCCGCACGATTTACGACAACTACGCCTTCTCCACCGAGATCCTCGCCGCCTCGATCCGCTCCGTGAACCACATGAAAGACGCCGCCCTGATCGGCGCCGACGTCGCCACCGCCCCTCCCGGCGTGATCAAGCAGATGGCCAATCACGTGCTGACCGAGAAGGGCCTCGACCAATTCGTGAAGGACGCTGCGAAGGCGGGCATTAAGATCGTCTGA
- a CDS encoding primosomal protein N' has protein sequence MSANGHFAAGEPVAVLTTQPLGGTLDYAAPEGGVAEGAFVVVPLGPRRVMGVVWGPGEGGFDRAKLRRVGEVLDVAPMGAGMREFLERAGAYTLTDMHQMLRMATRAPGLATPPGMRKVYRPGGGAVDRMTPARERVLGVLEEHGGLSFTLGELAEIAGVSTGVVKGLVKLGAVSEELAPRDVPYPALDPDYGGKALNDEQAEAAGALRRGVASREYGTTLLKGVTGSGKTEVYLEAVAECLAQGRQALVLLPEIALTQEFLGRVEARFGAKPAEWHHGVTVTERRRCWKMAGEGGASLVVGARSALFLPFRELGLIVIDEEHDGSYKQEDGVTYSARDMGVLRASIEGAQVVLASATPSLESWANAEAGKYARVELTSRFGAAVLPEMRAIDMRVEGLPATRWVSPSLQGLVRDRMEKGEQALLFLNRRGYAPVTICRACGHQVACPDCDARMVEHRFLKRLMCHQCGHTEPVPEACPSCEAEGKLAPVGPGVERLAEEVKELFPEARVAVLSSDLFGSARALKAAVEGIAGGAADIVIGTQMVAKGHNFPLLTLVGVIDADLGLQGSDLRAAEKTFQLMRQVAGRAGRAEAPGLAVLQSYQPEHPVIRAILSGDEEAFWRAEAEERKAAGVPPYGRLVGIVLSSPELEDVNSLGSAMARRAEPLRAIGAQVFGPAPAPIARIRGRHRVRLLIKAEKAAPVQAAVTTWLAQFDWPNRVRVQVDVDPLSFF, from the coding sequence GTGAGCGCTAACGGCCATTTTGCGGCGGGCGAGCCAGTTGCGGTTCTGACCACCCAGCCTCTGGGCGGCACGCTGGACTATGCCGCGCCGGAGGGCGGGGTGGCGGAGGGCGCCTTTGTTGTGGTGCCACTGGGGCCGCGCCGGGTGATGGGCGTGGTCTGGGGGCCGGGCGAGGGCGGATTCGACCGGGCCAAGCTGCGCCGCGTGGGCGAGGTGCTGGATGTTGCGCCGATGGGCGCGGGGATGCGCGAGTTTCTGGAGCGGGCCGGGGCCTACACGCTGACCGACATGCACCAGATGCTGCGGATGGCGACCCGCGCGCCGGGGCTGGCGACGCCGCCGGGCATGCGCAAGGTCTATCGCCCCGGTGGCGGCGCGGTTGACCGGATGACGCCCGCGCGGGAGCGGGTGCTCGGCGTGCTTGAAGAGCATGGCGGGCTGAGTTTCACGCTTGGCGAGCTGGCGGAGATCGCAGGCGTTTCGACCGGGGTGGTGAAGGGGCTGGTGAAGCTTGGCGCGGTGAGCGAGGAGCTAGCGCCGCGCGATGTGCCCTATCCCGCGCTCGACCCCGACTACGGCGGCAAGGCACTGAATGACGAGCAGGCGGAAGCGGCGGGGGCGTTGCGGCGCGGGGTGGCGTCGCGTGAGTATGGCACGACGCTGCTGAAGGGCGTGACCGGCTCGGGCAAGACCGAGGTGTATCTGGAGGCGGTGGCGGAGTGCCTCGCGCAGGGGCGGCAGGCGCTGGTGCTGCTGCCCGAGATCGCGCTGACGCAGGAGTTTCTTGGCCGGGTCGAGGCGCGCTTTGGCGCCAAGCCCGCCGAATGGCACCACGGGGTGACGGTCACCGAGCGGCGGCGCTGCTGGAAGATGGCGGGCGAGGGTGGGGCCTCACTGGTGGTTGGCGCGCGCTCGGCGCTGTTTCTGCCGTTTCGTGAGTTGGGGCTGATCGTGATCGATGAGGAGCATGACGGCTCCTACAAGCAGGAAGACGGCGTAACCTACAGCGCCCGCGATATGGGGGTGCTGCGGGCTTCCATCGAGGGCGCGCAGGTGGTGCTGGCCTCGGCCACGCCGTCGCTGGAGAGCTGGGCCAACGCGGAGGCGGGAAAGTACGCGCGGGTCGAGCTGACATCGCGCTTCGGGGCCGCCGTGCTGCCCGAGATGCGGGCCATCGACATGCGGGTCGAGGGGCTGCCGGCGACGCGGTGGGTGTCTCCCTCCCTGCAGGGGCTGGTGCGCGACCGGATGGAGAAGGGGGAGCAGGCGCTGCTCTTTCTCAACCGGCGGGGCTACGCACCGGTGACGATCTGCCGGGCCTGCGGGCATCAGGTGGCCTGCCCGGATTGCGACGCGCGAATGGTGGAGCACCGCTTTCTAAAGCGGCTGATGTGCCACCAGTGCGGCCATACCGAGCCTGTGCCCGAGGCCTGCCCGAGCTGCGAGGCGGAGGGAAAGCTTGCACCGGTGGGGCCGGGGGTGGAGCGGCTGGCCGAGGAGGTGAAGGAGCTGTTTCCGGAGGCGCGGGTGGCGGTGCTGTCGTCCGACCTGTTCGGGAGCGCTAGGGCACTGAAGGCGGCGGTGGAGGGCATTGCCGGCGGGGCGGCGGACATTGTTATCGGCACGCAGATGGTGGCAAAGGGCCACAACTTTCCGCTGCTGACGCTGGTGGGGGTGATCGACGCCGATCTGGGCTTGCAGGGGAGTGACCTGCGGGCCGCGGAGAAGACCTTTCAACTGATGCGGCAGGTTGCCGGGCGCGCCGGGCGGGCCGAGGCGCCGGGGCTGGCGGTGCTGCAGAGCTACCAACCGGAGCATCCGGTGATCCGGGCGATTCTGTCGGGGGACGAAGAGGCCTTCTGGCGGGCCGAGGCGGAAGAGCGCAAGGCGGCGGGCGTGCCGCCCTATGGGCGGCTGGTGGGGATCGTTCTGTCGTCGCCTGAGCTGGAAGATGTGAACAGCCTCGGCTCGGCGATGGCGCGGCGGGCGGAGCCGCTCAGGGCGATTGGTGCCCAAGTGTTCGGTCCCGCGCCCGCGCCGATTGCACGAATTCGCGGGCGGCACCGCGTGCGGCTGCTGATCAAGGCTGAGAAGGCCGCGCCGGTGCAGGCGGCCGTGACCACTTGGCTGGCGCAGTTCGACTGGCCAAACCGAGTGCGGGTGCAGGTGGATGTGGACCCGCTAAGCTTTTTTTGA
- a CDS encoding YebC/PmpR family DNA-binding transcriptional regulator, with product MAGHSKWANIQHRKGRQDAARSKLFSKLAKEITVAAKMGDPDPDNNPRLRLAVKEAKSQSVPKDVIQRAIDKSQAAGGDDYKEIRYEGYGPGGVAVIVEAMTDNLNRTASTVRSTFGKHGGNLGETGSVGFMFDRKGEITYPASVGDEDTVMMAAIEAGAEDVESTEEGHTILCADTDLNEVSTALEAELGESETAKLVWRPTTTTELDLEGMQKLMRLIEVLEDDDDIQRVTANFEVSDEVMEQLSA from the coding sequence ATGGCCGGCCACTCAAAATGGGCGAACATCCAGCACCGCAAAGGGCGGCAGGATGCGGCTCGCTCCAAGCTCTTCTCCAAGCTCGCCAAGGAAATCACCGTGGCGGCCAAGATGGGCGACCCCGACCCCGACAACAACCCGCGCCTGCGCCTCGCGGTGAAAGAGGCCAAGTCGCAATCGGTGCCGAAGGACGTGATCCAGCGCGCGATTGACAAGTCCCAGGCCGCAGGCGGCGATGACTACAAAGAAATCCGCTACGAGGGCTACGGCCCCGGCGGCGTGGCGGTGATCGTCGAGGCGATGACCGACAACCTCAACCGCACCGCCTCTACCGTGCGCTCCACTTTCGGCAAGCACGGCGGCAACCTCGGCGAGACCGGCTCTGTCGGCTTCATGTTCGACCGCAAGGGCGAAATCACCTACCCCGCCTCCGTGGGCGACGAGGACACGGTGATGATGGCCGCCATCGAAGCAGGCGCCGAGGATGTGGAGAGCACCGAGGAGGGCCACACCATCCTCTGCGCCGACACCGATCTCAACGAGGTGTCTACCGCGCTCGAGGCCGAACTGGGCGAGAGCGAGACCGCCAAGCTGGTCTGGCGCCCCACCACCACCACCGAGCTGGACCTCGAGGGCATGCAAAAGCTGATGCGCCTCATCGAGGTGCTGGAGGATGACGACGACATCCAGCGCGTCACCGCCAACTTCGAGGTTTCCGACGAGGTGATGGAGCAGCTCTCGGCTTGA